The following are encoded together in the Brassica napus cultivar Da-Ae chromosome A9, Da-Ae, whole genome shotgun sequence genome:
- the LOC106422388 gene encoding cysteine-rich receptor-like protein kinase 34 isoform X1 produces the protein MDYLQRKATHGLPCNFLTSKHKAFGSDLERMKLKTSCLHIFCSFLISLDAVSAQICLNGYFRPNSAYHSNRRQILSSIASNVTSHNGFFNSSIGQIPNRIFITGMCIPETKPESCSDCIEDASERLLEGCPNQTEAYSWPDLCMVRYSNVSYTGSLVMEPSHVICDPGDINVDLTVVDRVYDELMVRTTAAASNRSSSFEQKYYAAEAASLKNFETMYTMMQCAPDVSSQDCEFCLNKSVAEYKSSCRGKQGGWVSRPSCYFRWEMYSFSEAFDTITLPPPSLTPPASDGATTTGKDGKTNLTGTIVGVVVPTIVIFLAVLIIRFTVCRRKKSEPGDDITRTSSLQFCFKTIETATDKFSDSNLIGRGGFGEVYRGRLPSGTEVAVKRLSKSSGQGAQEFKNEAVLVTKLQHKNLVGVLGFCLEGEEKILVYEFVPNKSLDYFLFDPEKQGKLDWTRRYNIIQGTARGLLYLHHDSSLTIIHRDLKASNILLDAHMNPKIADFGMARIFGVDQSQANTKRIVGTYGYMSPEYARCGHFSMKSDVYSFGVMILEIISGKRNSSFYHIDDSAGNLVTHVWRLWRNGSQLELVDPTLEENYESDDVIRCIHIALLCVQENPVDRPMLPAIILMLTRSKTTLPVPRAPGFCFSSMSGFASQSTSRSIPGSINDVTFTKLDPR, from the exons ATGGATTATCTGCAAAGAAAAGCCACACACGGTTTGCCTTGTAATTTTCTAACATCTAAACACAAAGCCTTTGGTTCTGATCTTGAGAGGATGAAGCTCAAGACTTCATGTTTACATATCTTCTGTTCTTTCCTCATAAGCTTGGATGCTGTTTCTGCACAAATCTGCTTGAATGGTTACTTTAGACCCAATAGTGCGTACCATTCAAACCGTCGTCAGATACTGTCTTCTATTGCTTCTAATGTCACGTCTCACAACGGTTTCTTCAACTCCTCCATCGGTCAAATTCCCAACAGGATCTTCATCACTGGCATGTGCATCCCTGAGACTAAACCAGAGTCTTGTTCAGATTGCATTGAAGACGCATCAGAGAGATTGTTAGAGGGCTGTCCTAATCAAACGGAAGCTTATTCATGGCCAGATCTTTGTATGGTGCGTTATTCAAACGTTTCTTATACTGGATCACTCGTTATGGAACCGTCTCATGTGATTTGCGATCCCGGAGATATCAATGTTGATTTGACAGTGGTTGATAGAGTCTATGATGAGTTAATGGTTCGTACAACAGCTGCAGCTTCAAATAGATCATCATCATTTGAACAAAAGTACTATGCAGCTGAGGCTGCTTCTTTGAAAAATTTCGAAACTATGTACACGATGATGCAGTGTGCACCTGATGTTTCCTCACAGGATTGTGAGTTTTGTCTCAACAAAAGTGTGGCTGAGTATAAGTCATCTTGTCGCGGTAAACAAGGTGGTTGGGTTAGCCGACCAAGTTGCTATTTCCGTTGGGAGATGtattctttttctgaagctttTGATACTATCACATTGCCACCACCTTCTCTGACTCCTCCTGCTAGCGATGGTGCAACTACAACCGGGAAAG ATGGAAAAACAAATTTGACAGGGACTATTGTGGGAGTTGTTGTCCCTACCATCGTTATCTTCTTGGCAGTGCTTATTATAAGATTCACGGTTTGCAGGAGAAAAAAATCAGAACCTGGTGATGATATCACCCGAACAAGCTCATTGCAGTTCTGTTTTAAGACAATCGAAACTGCAACTGATAAGTTTTCGGACAGTAACCTGATAGGACGAGGTGGATTTGGTGAAGTTTACAGG GGAAGGCTTCCAAGTGGAACTGAAGTAGCCGTGAAGAGGCTGTCGAAATCATCAGGGCAGGGCGCGCAAGAGTTCAAGAATGAGGCTGTTCTTGTGACAAAGCTTCAGCACAAGAATCTGGTTGGAGTTCTTGGGTTTTGtttggaaggagaagaaaaaataCTCGTCTATGAGTTTGTACCCAACAAAAGCCTTGACTATTTTCTCTTTG ATCCTGAAAAGCAAGGCAAACTTGATTGGACAAGACGGTACAACATTATTCAAGGGACTGCTCGAGGACTTCTATATCTTCATCATGATTCAAGTCTTACAATCATACATCGTGATCTCAAAGCGAGTAACATTCTATTAGATGCCCACATGAACCCGAAAATCGCAGATTTTGGCATGGCGAGGATATTTGGAGTTGATCAATCTCAAGCCAACACAAAAAGAATCGTTGGAACATA TGGTTATATGTCTCCAGAATATGCAAGGTGTGGCCATTTCTCCATGAAATCTGATGTGTACAGCTTTGGAGTTATGATTTTGGAGATTATAAGTGGCAAAAGGAATAGCAGCTTCTACCACATTGATGATTCTGCTGGCAACTTGGTCACACAT GTTTGGAGGCTTTGGAGAAACGGGTCACAATTAGAACTCGTGGATCCGACATTGGAAGAGAATTATGAGAGTGACGATGTTATTAGATGCATTCATATTGCACTTTTATGCGTTCAAGAAAACCCTGTAGATCGTCCAATGTTGCCAGCAATCATCTTGATGCTCACTAGAAGCAAAACCACTTTACCTGTGCCTCGAGCGCCCGGATTTTGCTTCTCAAGCATGAGTGGTTTTGCCTCACAATCCACGAGCAGGTCTATTCCAGGTTCTATCAATGATGTGACGTTTACAAAACTAGATCCTCGTTGA
- the LOC106422388 gene encoding putative cysteine-rich receptor-like protein kinase At4g11521 isoform X2 produces MDYLQRKATHGLPCNFLTSKHKAFGSDLERMKLKTSCLHIFCSFLISLDAVSAQICLNGYFRPNSAYHSNRRQILSSIASNVTSHNGFFNSSIGQIPNRIFITGMCIPETKPESCSDCIEDASERLLEGCPNQTEAYSWPDLCMVRYSNVSYTGSLVMEPSHVICDPGDINVDLTVVDRVYDELMVRTTAAASNRSSSFEQKYYAAEAASLKNFETMYTMMQCAPDVSSQDCEFCLNKSVAEYKSSCRGKQGGWVSRPSCYFRWEMYSFSEAFDTITLPPPSLTPPASDGATTTGKGKAS; encoded by the coding sequence ATGGATTATCTGCAAAGAAAAGCCACACACGGTTTGCCTTGTAATTTTCTAACATCTAAACACAAAGCCTTTGGTTCTGATCTTGAGAGGATGAAGCTCAAGACTTCATGTTTACATATCTTCTGTTCTTTCCTCATAAGCTTGGATGCTGTTTCTGCACAAATCTGCTTGAATGGTTACTTTAGACCCAATAGTGCGTACCATTCAAACCGTCGTCAGATACTGTCTTCTATTGCTTCTAATGTCACGTCTCACAACGGTTTCTTCAACTCCTCCATCGGTCAAATTCCCAACAGGATCTTCATCACTGGCATGTGCATCCCTGAGACTAAACCAGAGTCTTGTTCAGATTGCATTGAAGACGCATCAGAGAGATTGTTAGAGGGCTGTCCTAATCAAACGGAAGCTTATTCATGGCCAGATCTTTGTATGGTGCGTTATTCAAACGTTTCTTATACTGGATCACTCGTTATGGAACCGTCTCATGTGATTTGCGATCCCGGAGATATCAATGTTGATTTGACAGTGGTTGATAGAGTCTATGATGAGTTAATGGTTCGTACAACAGCTGCAGCTTCAAATAGATCATCATCATTTGAACAAAAGTACTATGCAGCTGAGGCTGCTTCTTTGAAAAATTTCGAAACTATGTACACGATGATGCAGTGTGCACCTGATGTTTCCTCACAGGATTGTGAGTTTTGTCTCAACAAAAGTGTGGCTGAGTATAAGTCATCTTGTCGCGGTAAACAAGGTGGTTGGGTTAGCCGACCAAGTTGCTATTTCCGTTGGGAGATGtattctttttctgaagctttTGATACTATCACATTGCCACCACCTTCTCTGACTCCTCCTGCTAGCGATGGTGCAACTACAACCGGGAAAGGTAAAGCTTCTTGA